Proteins from one uncultured Cohaesibacter sp. genomic window:
- a CDS encoding TRAP transporter large permease, protein MAITMFLVMVVLLLIGFPMMVPLMAGASIGFYSMFGGFDKMDFMVQQFMAGIRPASLIAVPMFILAADIMTRGQSAGRLIDMVMKFVGHIKGGLAVTTAAACTLFGAVSGSTQATVVAVGSPLRPRMLKAGYKDSFVLALIVNSSDIAFLIPPSIGMIIYGVVSNTSIAELFIAGIGPGLLILSLFSIYSIIYAYVNDVPTEPKASWKERFEAVLGAIWPLGFPVIIVGGIYGGIFSPTEAAAVCVFYAVVLEMIVFRSLNFGDLYEISKSTGLITAVVFILVAAGAAFSWVISFAQIPQHILAAIGISEMGAVGVLIVISLSFFIGCMFVDPIVVILILVPIFAPVIKSVGLDPVLVGTIITLQVAIGSATPPFGCDIFTAMAIFRRPYFDVIKGTPPFIFMLVMVSALLIMFPQIALFLRDIAFR, encoded by the coding sequence ATGGCTATTACGATGTTCCTCGTCATGGTGGTGCTGCTGCTGATCGGTTTCCCCATGATGGTGCCGCTGATGGCAGGTGCTTCCATCGGTTTCTATTCCATGTTTGGCGGCTTCGACAAAATGGATTTCATGGTTCAGCAGTTCATGGCAGGCATTCGGCCAGCCTCGCTGATTGCGGTGCCCATGTTCATTCTGGCCGCAGATATCATGACAAGAGGTCAGTCTGCCGGTCGCCTAATCGACATGGTGATGAAATTTGTCGGCCACATCAAAGGCGGTCTGGCCGTGACCACAGCTGCAGCCTGTACATTGTTCGGTGCCGTTTCTGGCTCGACGCAGGCGACTGTGGTTGCCGTTGGCTCGCCTTTGCGTCCACGCATGCTCAAGGCAGGCTACAAGGATTCCTTTGTCCTGGCCCTGATCGTCAACTCAAGCGACATCGCCTTTCTCATTCCGCCATCCATCGGCATGATCATTTATGGCGTTGTGTCCAACACGTCCATTGCCGAGCTGTTCATCGCGGGCATCGGTCCGGGGCTGTTGATCCTGTCGCTCTTCTCGATCTACAGCATCATCTATGCCTATGTGAATGACGTCCCTACCGAACCGAAAGCGAGCTGGAAAGAGCGCTTTGAAGCGGTTTTGGGGGCAATCTGGCCTCTTGGCTTCCCGGTTATCATCGTTGGTGGCATTTATGGCGGCATCTTCTCGCCCACCGAGGCCGCTGCGGTCTGTGTCTTTTATGCCGTGGTACTGGAGATGATCGTTTTCCGGTCTCTCAACTTTGGAGATCTTTACGAGATCTCCAAGTCGACGGGCCTGATCACGGCGGTTGTCTTCATCCTGGTTGCCGCAGGGGCGGCCTTCTCATGGGTCATTTCCTTTGCCCAGATCCCTCAGCATATTCTGGCGGCCATCGGCATTTCGGAAATGGGGGCGGTCGGAGTTCTGATTGTGATTTCCCTGTCCTTCTTCATCGGCTGCATGTTTGTGGACCCGATTGTGGTTATCCTGATTTTGGTGCCGATCTTTGCGCCGGTCATCAAATCTGTCGGACTGGATCCGGTTCTGGTGGGAACCATCATCACACTTCAGGTGGCTATTGGCTCAGCGACGCCGCCCTTCGGGTGTGATATTTTCACAGCGATGGCAATTTTCCGACGCCCTTATTTCGATGTTATCAAGGGAACCCCACCATTCATCTTCATGCTGGTCATGGTGTCAGCATTGCTGATCATGTTCCCGCAGATTGCATTGTTCCTGCGTGATATCGCGTTTCGCTAA
- a CDS encoding TRAP transporter small permease, protein MSAGALTMLEAGFRCPLLFLGFCFSWELAMSMDNHSDTTLPGVLGLIDISIAKIESMMLALGVILMATNTVANVIGRFVFQNSIFFSEELNRFLIVLITFSGISYAARQGRHIRMSAIFDKLMSPARKVLMIIIAICTAVIMLALAYFSFSYILTVAKSGRVLPALQIPVYWIYLWVPVGLFLTGLQYILTAIRNITSKDIYLSSQVLEGYSEDEYEV, encoded by the coding sequence ATGAGCGCTGGTGCCCTGACCATGCTGGAAGCGGGCTTTCGCTGTCCGCTTCTTTTCCTTGGTTTTTGCTTCAGTTGGGAGCTTGCCATGTCCATGGACAATCATTCGGACACGACCCTGCCGGGCGTGCTGGGGCTGATTGACATATCGATCGCCAAGATCGAGTCAATGATGCTGGCCCTTGGGGTTATTCTAATGGCGACCAATACCGTCGCCAACGTTATCGGTCGTTTTGTTTTTCAGAACAGTATTTTCTTCTCTGAAGAACTAAACCGTTTTCTGATCGTTCTGATCACTTTCTCTGGCATCTCCTATGCTGCCAGACAGGGACGTCATATTCGCATGTCGGCGATTTTTGACAAGCTGATGTCCCCTGCACGCAAGGTGCTCATGATTATCATCGCGATCTGCACAGCGGTGATCATGCTCGCGCTGGCCTATTTTTCCTTTTCCTACATTCTCACAGTCGCCAAGTCGGGCCGTGTTCTGCCAGCTTTGCAGATCCCGGTCTACTGGATCTATCTGTGGGTGCCGGTTGGGCTGTTCCTGACCGGACTGCAATATATTCTGACTGCCATTCGCAACATCACGTCCAAGGATATCTATCTTTCCAGCCAGGTGCTTGAAGGATATTCCGAAGACGAATACGAGGTTTAG
- a CDS encoding FAD-binding protein: MMTLQIPDPEYFKALPSLLDRLAHSIKGTVRSDEASRTIFASDASAYQEMPLGVVTPEDKEDLITIVRFCQEHKVPLIPRGAGTSLAGQVVGSGLVLDMRRFNRILDFNKEEKWVTVEPSVIRNSLNDWLAPHGLLFGPETSTANRAVIGGMIGNNSCGMHSIVWGSTRDHLLSCRAILADGSEASFQALTPEDFHAKRTEQTLEGSLYEMLYQELKSEQTRSDLEKGYPKASIRRRNNGYALDLLARSNIFTDGGPNFNMCKLIAGSEGTLCVLTEATLNLVEPLPPVIGVVAMHFEDSIESLKATLVALKYKPTSCELIGAFHVQQAMENNKVNKFNTIARCSQWIIGAPESIIVVELADDTREAVEQRAAALTAELAEKKMGYAWPLFFGEDVEKIWQLRRDLGGINSSKAGDIKPFEAIEDCAVDVEDQPAYVTELERILHREGIQFTHSAHAGDGELHTILFVNHKTKEGIASVRSALEQVAKLVKRFRGSLSGEHGDGRLRAEFLPELLGDANYQLCKRVKSAFDASHIFNPNKIVDAPPMDVSLRYIPGEETPDLPTYFNWDKDQGLMRAVERCSGIGECKKVTSGLMCPSYMGTREEKDSTRARANILRGFLSRTDKANRYDHKEIKDILDLCLSCKGCKSECPAGVDMARMKAEFMQHYFDLHGSGLRPWLVAHFTTLMGLALPFAPLYNLIMGNRVLSAPVKLAAGFALDRSMPALCRLSFEKQYNREIPTSAKAMRKVHLFCDEFTNVNDAHIGMATVHLLTRLGYEVVLLRNKESGRSSLSQGFVKRAKLFADSNVAAFGDIISEDAPMIAVEPSTIACFKDEYPDLVAPDLRDKAKALSKNCLMFEEFIAREMDTGHIRPEHFTKETKEVRVHVHCHQKSISSSDLVVKALSLPENYHVSEIPSSCCGMAGAFGYEKEHHALSMTIAEQILLPAVRKADESVIIAASGTSCRHQIKDGAKREALHSAEILLQALKV; the protein is encoded by the coding sequence ATGATGACATTGCAGATACCTGACCCTGAATACTTCAAGGCTCTTCCTTCGCTCCTGGACAGGCTGGCCCACAGCATCAAGGGAACCGTGCGCAGTGATGAAGCCAGCCGCACGATCTTTGCCAGCGATGCCTCGGCCTATCAGGAGATGCCCCTTGGCGTCGTAACCCCTGAAGACAAAGAAGACCTCATCACCATCGTGCGCTTTTGTCAGGAGCATAAGGTGCCCCTGATCCCGCGCGGGGCAGGAACGTCTTTGGCTGGTCAGGTGGTGGGCAGCGGTTTGGTGCTGGATATGCGCCGCTTCAACCGCATTCTAGACTTCAACAAAGAAGAAAAATGGGTCACGGTTGAGCCAAGCGTCATTCGCAACAGTCTCAATGACTGGCTGGCCCCTCATGGTTTGCTCTTCGGGCCAGAAACCAGCACCGCAAACCGCGCCGTTATCGGCGGCATGATCGGGAACAATTCCTGCGGCATGCATTCCATTGTCTGGGGCTCAACAAGAGATCATCTGCTTTCCTGTCGCGCCATTCTGGCAGATGGCAGTGAAGCCTCTTTCCAAGCCCTCACACCGGAAGACTTCCACGCCAAGCGCACAGAACAGACGCTGGAGGGCTCACTCTATGAGATGCTCTATCAGGAGCTAAAGAGCGAACAGACCCGCTCAGACCTTGAAAAAGGCTATCCCAAGGCGTCCATTCGTCGTCGCAACAATGGCTATGCGCTCGATCTGCTTGCCCGTTCGAATATCTTCACGGACGGTGGGCCGAACTTCAACATGTGCAAGCTGATTGCCGGATCAGAGGGCACCCTTTGCGTTCTGACCGAGGCAACACTCAATCTGGTCGAGCCGCTCCCACCGGTCATTGGCGTGGTTGCCATGCATTTCGAGGATTCCATTGAGTCCCTGAAGGCGACGCTTGTGGCCCTCAAATACAAGCCCACCAGCTGCGAGCTGATCGGCGCCTTCCATGTGCAGCAGGCCATGGAGAATAACAAGGTCAACAAATTCAACACCATCGCCCGCTGCAGCCAGTGGATCATCGGAGCGCCGGAATCCATCATCGTGGTGGAGCTCGCCGATGACACCCGCGAAGCGGTAGAGCAAAGAGCTGCCGCCCTCACCGCAGAATTGGCAGAGAAAAAGATGGGCTACGCCTGGCCGCTTTTCTTTGGCGAAGATGTCGAAAAGATCTGGCAATTGCGGCGCGATCTTGGCGGCATCAACAGCTCGAAAGCGGGCGATATCAAGCCGTTTGAAGCTATAGAAGATTGCGCGGTAGATGTGGAGGATCAGCCTGCCTATGTAACTGAGCTTGAACGCATTCTGCATCGCGAAGGCATCCAGTTCACCCACTCGGCCCATGCCGGGGACGGTGAGTTGCACACCATTCTGTTTGTCAATCACAAGACCAAAGAGGGCATTGCGTCCGTGCGCTCCGCATTGGAGCAGGTGGCCAAGCTCGTCAAACGCTTCCGCGGCTCACTTTCCGGAGAGCATGGCGATGGACGCCTCCGGGCTGAATTCCTGCCAGAGCTTTTGGGGGATGCCAATTACCAGCTTTGCAAGCGGGTGAAATCCGCCTTTGATGCCTCTCACATTTTCAACCCGAACAAGATCGTCGACGCGCCACCGATGGATGTGTCCCTGCGCTATATCCCCGGCGAGGAAACGCCAGATCTGCCAACCTATTTCAATTGGGACAAGGATCAGGGGCTGATGCGCGCCGTGGAGCGTTGCTCAGGCATCGGGGAATGCAAGAAGGTGACCTCCGGCCTCATGTGCCCAAGCTATATGGGCACAAGGGAGGAGAAAGATTCCACCCGTGCCCGCGCCAACATTCTGCGCGGTTTTCTTTCGCGCACCGACAAAGCCAACCGCTATGATCACAAGGAGATCAAGGATATTCTCGATCTCTGCCTCTCCTGCAAGGGCTGCAAAAGCGAGTGTCCGGCAGGCGTCGATATGGCGCGCATGAAGGCGGAATTCATGCAGCACTATTTTGATCTGCACGGCAGCGGGTTGCGCCCCTGGCTGGTGGCCCATTTCACGACCCTAATGGGGTTGGCCCTGCCCTTTGCGCCGCTCTATAATCTCATTATGGGCAACCGGGTCTTGTCAGCTCCGGTCAAACTGGCGGCCGGCTTTGCGCTCGACCGCAGCATGCCCGCGCTCTGTCGATTAAGCTTTGAAAAGCAATATAATCGGGAGATTCCGACCTCAGCCAAAGCCATGCGCAAGGTTCATCTGTTTTGTGATGAGTTTACCAATGTGAATGACGCTCATATTGGCATGGCGACCGTCCACCTCCTTACGCGCCTCGGCTACGAGGTTGTCCTCCTCCGCAACAAGGAGAGCGGACGGTCGTCTCTTTCTCAAGGCTTCGTCAAGCGGGCTAAGCTCTTCGCCGATAGCAATGTAGCGGCCTTTGGCGATATCATATCCGAAGACGCACCGATGATCGCCGTGGAACCCTCCACCATCGCCTGTTTCAAGGATGAATATCCTGACCTTGTTGCTCCGGATCTACGCGACAAAGCCAAGGCGCTTTCCAAGAACTGCTTGATGTTCGAGGAATTCATCGCCCGAGAGATGGATACAGGCCATATAAGACCCGAACACTTCACCAAAGAGACCAAAGAGGTGCGAGTGCATGTGCATTGCCATCAGAAATCAATCTCTTCAAGCGACCTGGTCGTCAAGGCTCTATCTCTGCCCGAGAATTATCATGTAAGCGAGATTCCGAGCAGTTGCTGCGGCATGGCAGGCGCCTTCGGCTATGAGAAAGAGCATCACGCGCTTTCCATGACCATTGCCGAGCAAATCCTTCTTCCCGCCGTTCGAAAGGCCGATGAGAGCGTCATCATCGCCGCCTCAGGAACCAGTTGTCGGCATCAGATAAAAGACGGAGCCAAAAGAGAGGCGCTTCACAGTGCGGAGATTCTTTTGCAGGCCCTGAAGGTTTGA
- a CDS encoding TRAP transporter large permease: MSGTIVMFVAFFLLLFLGMPIAISIGISTAIALMMTDIPFSFLSHIAFSALDSFVFLAIPLFIMAGYVMEVGGLSQRIVDFASSLVGRITGGLSVVTVLACMFFASISGSSPATVAAIGAMMIPSMIRRGYGAEFSGGLTACAGSLGIMIPPSIPMIIYAISADLSIGQMFVAGIVPGFLIGAGLILVAVFISWKRGYHGSDQSFSWCRVAKTAWAGKWALLTPFVVLGGIYSGVFTPTEAACITVIYALIVSLFIYKDMKFSDLYEITSRSAMTTGSVMIILGFAMAFARYLTIAQIPNQVAELILQITDNGTIILLFFVVMITVTGMFMDTTAQILIYTPLLLPVLVKLGINPYHFGIILVVGTELGLITPPVGVNVFIAKSISGTRLIDLARSILPFVASMLVIQILLVFLPQIILFLPNLLYP, encoded by the coding sequence ATGAGCGGCACAATCGTCATGTTCGTGGCATTCTTCCTGCTTCTGTTTCTGGGAATGCCCATCGCCATATCCATCGGCATTTCAACGGCAATCGCCTTGATGATGACCGATATACCCTTCAGTTTTCTGTCCCATATCGCCTTCTCCGCGCTCGACAGTTTCGTCTTTCTGGCCATTCCGTTGTTTATCATGGCGGGCTATGTGATGGAGGTGGGCGGCCTTTCCCAGAGGATCGTTGATTTCGCCTCCAGTCTTGTCGGCAGGATAACGGGCGGCTTGTCGGTGGTCACGGTTCTGGCCTGCATGTTCTTTGCGTCTATTTCCGGCTCCTCTCCTGCAACGGTGGCCGCGATTGGCGCAATGATGATTCCCTCGATGATCCGTCGAGGCTATGGCGCCGAGTTTTCTGGCGGCCTCACAGCCTGCGCGGGGTCGCTGGGTATCATGATCCCGCCCTCCATTCCGATGATCATTTACGCCATCAGCGCCGATCTCTCCATCGGCCAGATGTTCGTGGCTGGCATCGTCCCCGGCTTCCTCATTGGCGCGGGGCTGATCCTGGTAGCCGTTTTCATCTCTTGGAAACGTGGCTACCACGGGTCAGACCAATCCTTCTCATGGTGCCGTGTCGCCAAAACCGCATGGGCAGGCAAATGGGCCTTGCTGACACCCTTTGTCGTGCTGGGCGGTATCTATTCGGGCGTCTTCACACCAACCGAGGCCGCCTGCATCACGGTGATCTATGCCCTGATCGTTAGTCTCTTCATCTATAAGGACATGAAATTCAGCGACCTGTATGAGATCACCTCGCGTTCGGCCATGACGACCGGCTCCGTGATGATTATTCTGGGCTTTGCCATGGCTTTCGCCCGCTACCTGACCATTGCACAGATTCCCAATCAGGTCGCAGAATTGATCCTGCAGATCACTGACAACGGCACCATCATCCTTTTGTTCTTCGTGGTCATGATCACCGTTACCGGCATGTTCATGGATACGACAGCGCAGATCCTGATCTACACGCCACTGTTGCTGCCGGTGCTCGTCAAGCTGGGCATCAACCCTTATCACTTCGGTATCATTCTGGTGGTTGGCACCGAGCTGGGGCTGATTACACCACCGGTCGGGGTCAATGTCTTTATTGCCAAATCGATCAGCGGAACGAGGCTCATAGATCTGGCGCGTTCCATCCTACCGTTCGTCGCCAGTATGCTAGTCATCCAGATCCTGCTTGTCTTTCTGCCGCAGATCATCCTCTTCCTGCCGAACCTTCTCTACCCGTAA
- the dctP gene encoding TRAP transporter substrate-binding protein DctP, with amino-acid sequence MKTPFVKKLCTATSVASLLAGFALVPSMAQADTWKYAIEEAINEVQGVYATKFKEEIEANSDHEVQIFPYGTLGESADTMEQTQAGILQFVDQSPGFTGALIPEAQVFFVPYLLPTDTEKLNEFFRTSKAINEDFMGLYADQGLELLKMFPEGEVAMTTKEPVHSPEDLNEVKFRVMTNPLLVEAYQAFGATPTPLPWGEVYGGLQTNIIQGQENPTSFIESTKLYEVTDVITYAGHSNFTTAVMANKDFYDGLSDADKELVQNAATAAFDYILDYQKGLEKEALDAIKKAKPSIEVNVLTEEERAPFKAAAAKVEDKFIEMTGDSGKAILDQMKADLEAVSAD; translated from the coding sequence ATGAAAACTCCATTTGTTAAAAAATTATGTACGGCAACGTCTGTTGCCTCCCTGCTCGCCGGTTTTGCTCTTGTGCCTTCCATGGCCCAGGCGGACACCTGGAAATATGCTATCGAAGAAGCCATCAACGAAGTGCAGGGCGTATACGCAACCAAATTCAAAGAAGAAATTGAAGCCAACTCCGACCATGAGGTTCAGATTTTCCCTTATGGCACGCTTGGCGAATCTGCCGACACCATGGAACAGACCCAGGCAGGCATCCTGCAGTTCGTTGACCAGTCTCCCGGTTTCACCGGCGCCCTGATCCCGGAAGCGCAGGTCTTCTTTGTACCTTACCTGTTGCCGACCGACACCGAAAAGCTCAACGAGTTCTTCCGCACCTCCAAAGCCATCAATGAAGATTTCATGGGGCTTTATGCTGATCAGGGCCTTGAATTGCTCAAGATGTTCCCGGAAGGCGAAGTCGCCATGACCACCAAGGAACCGGTGCATAGCCCGGAAGACCTCAACGAGGTCAAGTTCCGCGTCATGACCAACCCGCTTCTGGTGGAAGCCTATCAGGCCTTTGGCGCAACCCCGACCCCTCTGCCATGGGGCGAAGTGTATGGCGGTCTTCAGACCAACATCATTCAGGGGCAGGAAAACCCGACATCCTTCATCGAATCCACCAAGCTGTATGAAGTCACCGACGTCATCACCTATGCGGGGCACAGCAATTTCACGACCGCAGTCATGGCCAACAAAGACTTCTATGACGGCCTGAGCGACGCTGACAAAGAGCTGGTTCAGAATGCAGCAACCGCAGCATTCGATTATATCCTCGACTATCAGAAGGGGCTTGAAAAAGAAGCTCTTGATGCAATCAAGAAAGCCAAGCCATCCATCGAGGTCAATGTGTTGACCGAAGAAGAACGCGCTCCGTTCAAGGCAGCTGCTGCCAAGGTGGAAGACAAGTTCATCGAGATGACCGGCGACAGCGGCAAGGCCATTCTGGATCAGATGAAAGCTGATCTGGAAGCCGTCTCTGCTGACTGA
- a CDS encoding TRAP transporter small permease — protein MLRKLLQYSEKFEEVMSVILFSLLVILCFMQVAFRFVINFSLSWTEELANYDFILLVYISCSLCIQKGAHVRVEIIDIFVVGRPKYWLDQLLDLVWTVFIFAVGWHAIAIAEDALMIGKTTPALDWPYGWVYAVIPFTFALMTVRLIERMVSRHQLWVAKEKHL, from the coding sequence ATGTTGCGCAAACTGCTTCAATATTCAGAAAAATTCGAAGAGGTGATGAGCGTCATTCTGTTCTCGCTCCTTGTCATCCTCTGTTTCATGCAGGTCGCTTTTCGGTTTGTCATCAATTTCTCCCTGTCCTGGACAGAAGAACTGGCAAACTATGATTTCATCCTGCTCGTCTATATCTCCTGCAGCCTCTGCATTCAGAAAGGGGCGCATGTGAGAGTGGAAATCATCGACATCTTTGTTGTCGGTCGCCCGAAATACTGGCTGGATCAGCTACTCGACCTTGTCTGGACAGTCTTCATTTTCGCAGTCGGCTGGCATGCGATTGCGATCGCCGAAGACGCCTTGATGATCGGCAAAACCACCCCCGCTCTCGACTGGCCCTATGGCTGGGTCTATGCGGTGATCCCCTTCACATTCGCCCTTATGACTGTTCGCCTCATCGAGCGGATGGTATCTCGCCATCAGCTCTGGGTGGCCAAAGAAAAGCATCTTTAA
- a CDS encoding TRAP transporter substrate-binding protein produces the protein MNFLAKTAHALLFAAAMTLAGGQAQAASKTIKVSTGISEQHYQYKALTEFKKYVEDKSGGDIEVQIFPNAMLGGDLEVLEAIKLGTVHMVVPTPSVLGNYVKEFRLPDLPYIFPSKEVSAKVARGPWARKLMDMLDPVGIHGLAIGNFGVRHLTNRVRPIESLADLKGMKIRVMQNPVILDVFRALGTNPTPMSFGEVFSALQTGTIDGQENPYATILLSRFYEVQKYLSNSGHMHSWDVLVIGKRFYDNMSADQQKIIDEGAKIFAEYEHEASAKAEKEALQALIDTGITYTEISKENLAEMRETALPVIEQHGKDISASMYDELIAEIENVSAE, from the coding sequence ATGAATTTTCTAGCAAAGACGGCTCACGCCCTGTTGTTTGCTGCAGCTATGACTCTTGCCGGCGGGCAGGCTCAGGCAGCCAGCAAGACCATCAAGGTCAGCACAGGCATTTCCGAGCAGCATTATCAATATAAAGCGCTTACTGAATTCAAAAAGTATGTTGAAGACAAGTCCGGCGGCGATATCGAGGTTCAGATCTTCCCGAACGCCATGCTCGGCGGCGATCTTGAAGTGCTCGAAGCCATCAAGCTGGGCACGGTTCATATGGTGGTCCCGACCCCATCGGTACTGGGCAACTATGTAAAAGAGTTCCGCCTGCCCGATCTGCCCTATATTTTCCCGAGCAAGGAAGTTTCCGCCAAGGTTGCGCGCGGGCCATGGGCGCGCAAACTGATGGATATGCTCGACCCGGTTGGTATTCACGGCCTGGCTATCGGCAATTTCGGCGTCCGTCATCTAACCAACCGCGTGCGCCCGATTGAATCCCTAGCAGACCTTAAGGGCATGAAAATCCGCGTGATGCAGAATCCGGTCATCCTGGATGTCTTCCGCGCTCTTGGCACCAACCCGACCCCGATGAGCTTTGGCGAAGTCTTTTCCGCTCTGCAGACTGGCACCATTGACGGTCAGGAAAACCCATATGCCACGATCCTTCTCTCTCGCTTCTATGAAGTGCAGAAATATCTCTCCAACAGTGGCCATATGCATTCCTGGGATGTGCTGGTCATCGGCAAGCGCTTCTATGACAATATGAGCGCAGATCAGCAGAAGATCATCGACGAAGGCGCCAAGATCTTCGCAGAATATGAGCATGAAGCCTCGGCCAAGGCTGAAAAAGAAGCCCTGCAGGCTCTCATCGACACCGGCATCACCTATACGGAAATCTCCAAGGAAAATCTCGCAGAAATGCGTGAAACCGCCCTGCCCGTTATCGAGCAGCACGGCAAGGATATTTCTGCAAGCATGTATGACGAGTTGATTGCTGAAATCGAGAATGTCTCCGCGGAGTAG
- a CDS encoding PLP-dependent aminotransferase family protein, whose product MTNWWPDPAKLKRPVYKTLQGLIIDAIDAGDLQPGDRMPTHRDFAYKLNISVQTVSRTYDALCKLGYLAGEVGRGTYVRYRETTDTPMPFLPNRQEGLIDLSMLKPVTSSQHYDTMQKGLEELSRDFTKDLVQSFRPEEAFREHIKIACRWLKFHHIHADPSHTTYTNGAIPALVASIMSAAPPGSTICAEEVSFHSIRPLCEYLGVRLETAGMDKEGLIPEQFEALCQNHSIRALVISPTVSNPRAYVMGNTRRQEIIDIAKRNDVFIIENDVLGTLIKNAPPTLHQLDPERVFYITSFSKTIMPGLRVGLLITPPSMYIVTKNRHLVTNWMANPLTVDLLTHWFDNGTADHLISWQARALQQRQKLAARLLKGHSYLNHKSAPHIWIPLPKIWQESEFVERARKNNVAIAGSLPFIMAEHSNEGDPIKLNSVRVALGPCSEEQLTHALNVIAALLGAGSEKPLPMF is encoded by the coding sequence ATGACAAACTGGTGGCCAGATCCTGCAAAGCTCAAAAGACCCGTCTACAAGACCTTGCAGGGATTGATAATTGACGCGATCGATGCGGGGGATCTGCAACCGGGGGACCGGATGCCGACCCACCGCGATTTCGCCTACAAACTCAACATCTCGGTGCAGACTGTTTCACGCACTTATGATGCCCTCTGCAAGCTGGGCTATCTAGCTGGAGAAGTCGGACGCGGCACCTATGTGCGATATCGCGAGACGACAGACACCCCAATGCCCTTTCTGCCAAACCGACAGGAAGGGCTGATCGACCTCTCCATGCTCAAGCCGGTCACCTCGTCGCAGCATTACGACACCATGCAAAAGGGACTTGAAGAGTTGTCTCGGGATTTCACCAAGGATCTCGTACAATCCTTCCGCCCTGAAGAGGCTTTTCGCGAGCATATAAAGATCGCCTGCCGCTGGCTGAAATTCCATCATATTCATGCGGACCCAAGCCACACCACTTATACGAACGGCGCCATTCCTGCGCTGGTTGCTTCCATCATGAGCGCAGCCCCTCCGGGCTCCACAATTTGTGCAGAAGAGGTCAGCTTTCACAGCATCCGCCCCTTGTGCGAATATCTTGGTGTGCGCCTTGAAACCGCCGGCATGGACAAGGAGGGCCTGATACCAGAGCAATTCGAGGCGCTCTGCCAGAACCACTCCATCCGAGCCTTGGTGATTTCTCCTACAGTCTCAAACCCCAGAGCCTATGTAATGGGGAACACAAGACGGCAGGAAATCATTGATATTGCAAAAAGAAATGACGTATTCATCATCGAAAACGATGTCTTGGGCACCTTGATAAAAAACGCCCCTCCTACGCTGCATCAGCTCGATCCGGAACGTGTCTTCTATATCACATCCTTCTCCAAAACCATCATGCCCGGCTTGCGCGTGGGACTCCTCATCACCCCGCCCTCCATGTATATTGTCACCAAAAACCGCCATCTGGTCACCAACTGGATGGCCAACCCCCTGACAGTCGATCTACTGACACACTGGTTTGACAATGGCACGGCAGATCACCTCATATCGTGGCAGGCCCGCGCTCTACAGCAACGCCAGAAGCTCGCCGCTAGATTGCTCAAGGGACACAGCTATCTGAATCACAAAAGCGCGCCTCACATCTGGATTCCGCTTCCCAAGATTTGGCAAGAAAGTGAATTTGTGGAAAGAGCGCGGAAAAATAATGTGGCGATTGCGGGCAGTTTACCCTTCATCATGGCGGAGCATTCAAATGAAGGTGACCCCATCAAACTCAACTCCGTCAGAGTGGCTCTGGGGCCTTGCAGTGAAGAGCAATTGACTCATGCACTCAATGTCATAGCAGCCCTATTGGGGGCAGGATCCGAGAAACCGTTGCCTATGTTTTAG